The following are encoded in a window of Vicugna pacos chromosome 2, VicPac4, whole genome shotgun sequence genomic DNA:
- the SCOC gene encoding LOW QUALITY PROTEIN: short coiled-coil protein (The sequence of the model RefSeq protein was modified relative to this genomic sequence to represent the inferred CDS: inserted 1 base in 1 codon), with the protein MRMRAFLSGDWLAAGXDGAGLPSRRTLCGRRGRGCRCPLVQESGPEASSCSLPLPASETADHLSRILYPRPKMMNADMDAVDAENQVELEEKTRLINQVLELQHTLEDLSARVDAVKEENLKLKSENQVLGQYIENLMSASSVFQTTDTKSKRK; encoded by the exons ATGCGCATGCGTGCCTTCTTGAGCGGTGATTGGCTGGCGGCGG GGGACGGGGCGGGACTCCCATCTCGGCGCACGCTCTGTGGGCGGAGAGGGCGGGGCTGCCGGTGCCCGTTGGTCCAAGAGTCGGGGCCTGAGGCGTCCTcctgttccctccccctgccGGCGTCTGAAACGGCAG accaTTTATCAAGAATTTTGTATCCAAGGCCCAAGATGATGAATGCTGACATGGATG CAGTTGATGCTGAAAATCAGGTGGAACTGGAGGAAAAAACACGACTTATTAATCAAGTGTTGGAACTCCAACACACACTTGAAG atCTCTCTGCAAGAGTAGATGCAGTTAAGGAAGAAAATCTGAAGCTGAAATCGGAAAACCAAGTTCTTggacaatatatagaaaacctcaTGTCAGCTTCTAGTGTTTTTCAAACAACTgacacaaaaagcaaaagaaagtaa